The window CCCACTGGAATTGCAAATTAGCCTCATTTCAAATGAGTCAGACATTTTTCGGATCGTTGGCTGCTTATTTGCTTGCCGACAAAATTCTGGCACGATGTTGGAATAAAAATTCCTCTGCTCGCTCTTAAAAAAATGCCTTTGTTCCTTTGTTGTGCCAAAGCTACTTTGAACGCTTGAGtgtctcacaaaaaaaaaacactccaaaaTTCATTATGGAAGACTTTTGCACAGAAGATCATCCGATGCTAAATCCGCTAGCCTCGCCTCACTGCTGCTAATTGCGGAGGTGacatgacagacagacagacggactgATGGTTCATGTGTGATAAGTCTTAGGCAGGCATGTGAGAGTCAGCTGAGCGGCTGGATTCGGGCGTCTTTGCCAGGATGTCAGAAGGAGAAAGTAAGACGCTAAATCTGTTTGGGGAATGTGACCTCTCCTCCAAATCACACGGAGGGTGGCGAGCGCAAGGTCAGAGTCCGGCTGGAACAAAAGAGCCCAGTTCGTTAAAATTGTCTCGCCATCTCTGCGTGCGGTtacttgggggggggaaaaaaatgaggttAGAGGAAAGAGTAATGCGCCTTTCAGGCCACAGCTGCCTTGCTCGAGTGTCGCGAGTAGGCCCCCAGTCCCAGTTTCTATGCTTTCGTGCGGTCGATTCCTCACACAATGAACTATAGACCCTTTCATTTGTAAACAGTACCATAAACGGCCGGGATAGCAGAAGGCGATTGGCTAACCACTGacctgacctgaactgaaaacgAAGATGAAAACTTTTTGTGTTTGGGTTTGTCCTGCCAGATATGCCCCAAAAGGTTTAGATTTTAAGATTTGCTTCAAAAAATCTCAATTAATCCAGTAGAATTCAGATTTTTCATtcagtctttttattttattattattattattattttttttttaattcattacatCAAGTGCGAAAACGAAAAACTAAACGGAAACACCAGTTGTACTTATTGGTTAGCTTTATTCACAGCACGCACAATACAATATATGAGCATCACAATACAATCAAATATGATTTGTTGTCCATTTCTGATTTTTCAATGTTGACGCTTCAAAAGATGATTCCGTTGGCCTTAACGTCATCCATCAGCAAAGTCAGCTAAACCGCAAGTGTCAATGTGGTCTGATGAGCAGAGCagcttttcttctcttcttccagGCAAACTGCTCTCTAGCTCTCTCCATCGACCGCTGCATGGCGCTCATTTTCAGGGTGGGGGGCAAACTGCTTCTCGACTGTCCGACTCTCTCCTTGGCGGGAACGGGTGTCAACGTCAAACCCGGGACTTCTGAAATCGAAAGGCCACGTTGAATGTCGGTGGACGTAGCTTTCCTCCCCGGCTTCTTGGGCTTGGTTCTCCTCGTGTGGCCGATTACTGGGTCAGGTGGTGTGGTTGTTGTGAGACTTTTCAACAGCACATTTTCAGTAGTTGCTTTCGTCCTTTTATTCCTCCGACCCCCTTCTCTGGACCGTTGTCTCTTCGGAACGCTAACTTTCAGAACCCCGGCTGTAacaaagtccggactttgagCGAGATTAGCGGTGAGCCCCGGCGTCGTGCTTTGAGCGCCTGAATCCAGCCGcactttcctctttttcttcctgCCCTTCTTGTCTCCTTTCTCTTGCGATTGGTTTCTTGTGACGTTGGGGGTGCCTGGAGGGCCGGGGACAGGTCGTCCCTCAGCAGGGCGTTGTTGTTTGCGTTGTGACGTCGGGATGGAAGTGGCACTCAGGTTGTCGGTGGAGTCGACTACATGTTGAGAGATACCGATGGCGGGGATGGAAGTGGCGATGGAGTCTATCACAGATTGCGGGATCTCAGGGTACTTTCGTCCGGGGTTGGATGCCAGGATTATTATACTGTTGGCAGTGGAGTCTACACTAGGTCGAAAGATCTCACCAAGGCGTTGACGTTCGAGTTGCGAGGTCACAATGGCATAAAGGTTGTCGGTGGTGTTGACTGCGGGTTGAGGGATCTCCTTTGGAGAAGTCACAAGTTCTTTCTCCTTTCTCTTGCCCTTCCTCGGTCGCCTGTATTTCGACGGAGACCCACCAGGAGGGCTTATTTCTTCTGGTGTCTGAGGTGATGTGACACTGAGGTTGTCGATGAAATCCAGTGCAGGCTGAGGGATCTGTTTGTTAGGATGTTGTTGTGATGTCACTATGGTGGGGATCGAAGTGGCACTTGGGTTCTCTGCAGAGTCTGCCGCAAGTTGAGGGATCTCCTCTACCTTCTCCTTTCGTCTGCCCTTCCTTGGTGGCCGTGTTTTTGACAGAGACCCAGGagttggaccagtttcttctgCTGCCGTAGGAGTTGTGACACTGAGAGTGTCGATGTAGTCAACCACAGGTTGAAAGATCTTGGCAGTGCGTTTTAGCGACATTGGGGTGGGAATGACACTTAGGTTGTCCGTTGAATCAACCTCCGGTTGAGGGATCTCCTCAACAGGGTGTTGTTGTTCAGGTTGTGACTTCAGTACACCAGGAAAGTTGTCAGTAGAGTCGACTGCAAGTTGGGAAATCTCCTCTGGGGAAGTCAAGGGTACCTTCTCCTTGTTCCTTCCCTTCCTTGGTGGAGACCGAGAAGGAGAACTGGTTTCTCCGGGTGTCAGAGGAGACTCTGCAGTCTCCGTCAGTGGTTCATCCTTCATGATGTCATTGGAAGCCCCTGTTTGACCCTCACTCAGTCTTTGTATGCCTATCTGGTGGTCGGTGATGAAGTTAGTCACAGGGACGTCTTctctttgtgtttttcctcCTGAAGGTGAAACCGTTCCTCTTCCTTGGACTTGAACTTCTTTCTGCTTTCTTTTCCACCCTTTTccctgtttcttcttcttcttcttcttcttcttcttggcgctgtctttcttcttctttttcatctCCGAGCTTTGCGAGTCTTTGTCGGAGTCGGCGGTGGATGTGGAGGAGACTGTGGCGAGCACCTTGATGAAGTCCTCGGCGGCGGTGACCGTGTTACCGAGGGAAGGGCCCTCGGGGCCATACAAGGTGGCTTGCGTTGCGCTCTCCTGCTTGTTGTCATCCTTCCTCTTGGGAGGAGCTCTGGTCAACACGTCAATGGCAGCGATGCCGCCGTAGTCGTACGGGACGGCGTCTTTTACCACGGCAATGGGCAGCTTCTCGTACCGTTTGCACCTGGTGCCGTTGGAAGGAAAGGCTATGTGAACGTGGAATGCGGGAAGAGCATGCGGTGGAAGTCCAATTCGAGCAAACTATACTTACAATCCGTACCAGTGGCGCTCTGCACACTGCTCCTCGTAGACGAAGTCAAAGCAAGGCGCGCCGATCACGTTGAAGAACGCCTGCCCGACCACCCTGGAGGACGTGTCGTTGACTTGGCGCAGGCAACCTCTCAACCTGTGGAGCGGCACACGGAAATGATGACTCGCAATCCATTTTCAGCGTCGCAaggagccggagcctatccctgctgacgtGAGGCGGACGACGTGCTTTCCGtttcttatcctgttcagggttgccaGGTTGCCGGTTGCCGGTTCGAGGCGGACAAATCTCATGAGAATAGACAGATTTATTTGTGCTTGAAGCAGACAATTGAAGTAGAAAAAAGTAAATGGCGCTAAGTTAGGGTTAGACCCGAGGTGGGCAAATTACGGCCCGTTGATCAAATGCTGTCTTAATTTGTTAAActattgcggttttagaggaatataacatcagctgtCACTTTCTACCacgcatgctgattatgctcaCAGCCAATCAacacaggaactgatggctacagctcagcggttaaaattcaagattcagtcacacaagaccgtGAAACAGCGCTACAGGAGCTGCAAATCCCAAATGTGAtcctgtcttaaaagagaagttcaactctcaaaccgGATGAGTACGGAATCcaagctgagtgatgaacacctccgTATgagttctgagaattgccacaacaaaactatcACCAGACTTTTAGGCACTGGCAAAAgtggtgatcaacaaaacaacactgttcccattaaaagtaaatcaaaaTCTTCACACTACgatgccttttttgtttgtttttgttttgtttatttttgatatgtaaacatctggtccTGGTTTGCCCCgtctgtcaaattttaaaagtcaatgtggacCCTGAGcccaaaagtttgcccacccctgcctcGGTTAGACGATTGTGACATAATAACTGTGACAGTATGACTCCTCGTCAtgcttgatttgatttatttcatgCTTTTCGGTgctgtaagttttttttctggactcACGCCTCGTCGCAGTCACAGTGACAGATGGAGTACCACTTGAAATTGGTGTAGCCGTATTTGGAGGAGAAGGCGTGGATGACGTGGGGGCAGTGGTCGTGTGTGCGGCAGCAGCGGTCCGTCTCCTCAAATTCCCCTAAATAGACGACAAGAAATGCAGCCAGAGTTGCAAAATACAGCTgataataatcatgaacttagactttgatggctgcaacacgttcgcaaaaagctgagacaggtggcaaaaaaagactgagaaagtggaggaatgctcaacaaacacctgtttggaacatcccacaggtgagcaggctcattgggaacaggtgggtgccatgattggctagaaaaggagcttccctgaattgcaaggaaaaatggggcgaggttcacctctttgtgaacaagtgcgtgagaaaatggtcaacagtttaaggacaatgttcctcaacgtacaattgcaaggaatttagggatttcatcatctacggtccataatattatcaaaaggttcagagaatctggaggaatcactgcatggaagcggcaaggccgaaaaccaacattgaatgtccgtgaccttcaattcctcaggcggcactgcatcaaaaaccgacatcaatgagtgaaggatatcaccacgtcgcctcaggaacacttcagaaaaccaatgtcagtaaatacagttcagtgctATATCCATAAGTGCAAAtagaaactctactatgcaaagcaaaagccatttcttgacaacacccagaaacgctgccggcttctctgggcccgagctcatctaagatggaccgaggaaaagtggaaaagtgttctgtggtccgacgagtccacatttcaaattgttttgggaaattgtggatgtcgtgtcctccgggccaaagaggaaaagaatcatccggaccgttatggatgcaaagttcaaaagccaggtgatggtatggggctgtgttagtgccaatggcatgggtaacttacacatctgtgaaggcaccattcatgctgaaaggtacatacaggttttggagaaacatatgccgccatccaagcaacgtctttattacggatgcccctgcttatttcagcaagacaatgccaaaccacattctgcacgtgttacaacagcgtggcttcgtagtaaaagagtgcgggtactagactggcctgcctgcagtccagacctgactcccattgaaaatgaattatgcattatgaagcgtaaaatacgacaacggagaccccggactgttgaacagccgaagctgtacatcaagcaagaatgggaaagaattccacctccaaagcttcaacaattagtgtcctcagttcccaaacgtttattgaatgttgttcaaagaaaaggtgatgtaacccagtggtaaacatgaccctgtcccagctttttgggaacgtgttgcagccataaaattctaagttaaggattatttgcgaaaaccaaccagttaaatataggttgaacatggtttgcaaatcattgtattctgtttttattgatgtttaacaccacgtcccaacttcattggaattggggttgtatttatgcgcctgtattttaatgttgtcattGCAGTGGTGCTTGGGAGccaattatttttgggggggctggttTTTGGAGTAAAAAGTTTGCAAACAGTTGTCTAAGGTAAAAGGAGTggtgcaagaaaaaaatgcacttccGCTTTTCTCTGACAAAGCATTAAGGAACCATTTATGAATGGCAGACAGGCTATCGATACACTTAGAAAAGATCCTTAGTTCATAATTTGATAGAGAAATATGAAGAGAATATTTTTGTTGGAAGATATTATTTGTGCGTGTCAAATGTAAGTAAAGTAGTACGTGGTCTTACCTAACTGCTCGTTATGGTCAGCCATGTTTCCAGCTCCACACCACAGCGTCCCGGGATACGTGAAGCCTCTTTTGGATCTGGTCCTCGCCTCCGAGGGACCCCCGGCCCCCCTCCTCTCGGCCTCCAACTCCGCGCGCGCCCCGCCGCGCCCGTGCTCCGGCGGCCTCCCTCGGCTCGGGCTGGCGGCGGCGCGGACCGCCAGCTCTCTGTCCAGGTAAGACAGAACCACGAAGACGAGCCACCGCATGGCCGAGGGCGAGGGCGAGGGGGCGGGCGACGCTCAGCCGGTCTGGGGGCTTTTTAGGGCTGTGGACGCCCTCCCACTTGTGTGGTGTGACGATTAATACTTTGACCGCACTAGGAGGAGTTAGCTTCTTATAGACTAGATTCAATGTGAACATGGGTGAGGGGAAAGCATTGAATGCACTGACAGTTGACCGTGAGTAACCTACCAGCCCCCCCTTCTCCAACtacacgacccccccccccccactactaACCAGTATTTGggacactgaaaagaaaaaaaacattacaagtaGAGAATGCAATTTGTGTGGACGTAGCATGTGAATGCTGAAAAGttgaattgaaatgctgtggaatgAATTGAATTGTTAAAATGTAGAATGTGCGACGTGGAATGCTTTGAATAGGTCGAGAAAGGTTTGGGAGGGGGAGGTCGATACAGTATAGAAAAGACCTCTGAATGGTTTTGGGAAATTGGGGAGTCGGAATAGTTCTCAAGATGTCCTGAATCAGcggaacagtttgaagttggaatcGGTGAGCAATGTAaaggtacagtatataatatatcgGAATTTgcgaattgtaaaaaaaaagaaaaagtgcagcGTTACGGGAATAAcaataatgggaaaaaaacgtacacttacagaattgttttttaaggaaatgtaacttttttttttttgttcaagaaaagcttttttttcaaggtgaaaaaaagttgcaatcttATGGAaagtagttttgtttttcttttttcaatgttttttttttccccccaagagaaaaaaagttatctTTCAGacgggttttttttccccaagaaaaagttgttttttctcTAAGAAACTACTCTTACAGGAaatgttatttctttttaaataataatgttatgcaaagtattttttttaatttccaagaAGAAGTTGTAGTCCTACAGAccatagccccccccccccaaaaaaagaaactgtactttttttttttttttttttctctcaagaaagttgtaatatttttcccaagaaaaaaaaaaaaaaagctataatTTTCTTTCTCCGAAAAGGACTTTAATGACAttgtatattttacatatttttttcttttcagtctgACCCTagtattagcattagcacacATTAGCAAACCCCCCTCCCTCCAAAGTGGAGATTTACTTTGGGAGCTCTCACGGAGGTCCCCGCTTCGCCATGGAAACAAGCATGAATCGGCCATGAGCGCCATCACAATGCaggacgggaaaaaaaaaaagtctttctttTCTCCTGTTGTGGAATGTGCGCCGGGCAAAAGCACACCAAGTGTAAACATCCGACGCGTAAGTGAAGCACAACTCTCTCACAACTTCGTGCGCTCAATGTTGGAGatggaattatttttattttttttctgtttctgcttcacatctgtgttgcattggAGTCCCACGTGGGAAGTGCTGTTCCCGACTCCGTCGCGCTCTTTTGGGCCTCTGCGTTGCTGAGTGTGCAAGAAGGGGAAACAAATCTCTTTCCTATCGTCATCTTTGTAATCCAGTGTGCGGTCACATAGCCGCTCTTGGCGGGCACAGGATCGGGCGCAGGCGCAGGCTCGGGCAGTCAACCTCTCCTCCAGGCACAGGAATCCGATTGGCGGAAGGCGGAGACAAATGATGTCAAATCGGCAGAGGCAACATTCGACTCGCCGTGGAGGTGATTGGGGAGGGGGCAAGTGTACGTCAATTGTACTAAAGTGATATGTACCGCCCTCTAGAGGACAACATTGGACAGTGCATCTGTGGAACTTCCCGACACACTGAATCGCAACGCGTgtgcaaaaaaagtgctttattttttatttttatatatatatctcctaTGAGAATGAAGTCGGGTAGTTTACATTCTATTCTGCAGTGCATAAtttctgagaataaagttgtattaaaaaagtttttttttaagattaaaacaattattgaaTCTTTTTGAAAAGAATATTTTACTGAAAAATCTGCATTACAAGtcattttagattttatttaaaatggtaATTTATTTTCTAGTTTTCTAAAAGTGCAACGAGTCCGAGTTACTAATTTAAACGTTGCAGGCAGCCCCTCCCGCCTCCCTCGTGGCCGCTGCATTTCactccccccctccctcccctcagATCCTTTCAGCGCCATGGACGTGTTGGAGACCCCAAATGAGCGTCCCAAAGCCTGGTATCTGGCTCTCATGGCCCCCAACACCAAAGGAGCGGCGTTCGCCTGGCTGGACCCGTCCAGACTGTACTGCAACTCGCAGGTAGTGTCACCCCCCCCGGCGGCACGCAAACGACACGGGAACGCGCCGACTGAGCGTCTGTGACCCGTCCCAGGCCCTGGCAGACTGCGTGGAAGACATGCTGGGCCCCTTCCGCCACGACGCCATCGACCTGGTGGCCGGCATAGACGCCATGGGATTCATTCTAGGTACCGACttgacattaaaataaaaagacactCTGTTCATCCGTTTGTGTCAAAATCTGGGAATCTCGAAAGTGTGAAAGCGAAAATGCCGTTCATgcgtattttttgttttgtttttgtgtttcgtTCGGTGGTGAATATCGACAC of the Phyllopteryx taeniolatus isolate TA_2022b chromosome 8, UOR_Ptae_1.2, whole genome shotgun sequence genome contains:
- the zgc:174895 gene encoding adenine phosphoribosyltransferase isoform X3, with translation MFPAPHHSVPGYVKPLLDLVLASEGPPAPLLSASNSARAPPRPCSGGLPRLGLAAARTASSLSSVRSHSRSWRAQDRAQAQARAVNLSSRHRNPIGGRRRQMMSNRQRQHSTRRGGDWGGGKYPFSAMDVLETPNERPKAWYLALMAPNTKGAAFAWLDPSRLYCNSQALADCVEDMLGPFRHDAIDLVAGIDAMGFILGASIASTLGKGFLAVRKAGHLCVSAQQQTYGDYTGREKTMEVRDDVLKPGVRVLLVDQWIETGGTMMAAIQLLERMGATIVGVAAVAMENTERDIPTPNAHVNSRVSAA
- the zgc:174895 gene encoding uncharacterized protein zgc:174895 isoform X1, which gives rise to MFPAPHHSVPGYVKPLLDLVLASEGPPAPLLSASNSARAPPRPCSGGLPRLGLAAARTASSLSSVRSHSRSWRAQDRAQAQARAVNLSSRHRNPIGGRRRQMMSNRQRQHSTRRGGDWGGGKYPFSAMDVLETPNERPKAWYLALMAPNTKGAAFAWLDPSRLYCNSQALADCVEDMLGPFRHDAIDLVAGIDAMGFILGASIASTLGKGFLAVRKAGHLCVSAQQQTYGDYTGREKTMEVRDDVLKPGVRVLLVDQWIETGGTMMAAIQLLERMGATIASPPWPWRTQKEASGLKTITSARTASLRSSKAKSIKNIWTPSKASPSERPHSYIEYI
- the zgc:174895 gene encoding uncharacterized protein zgc:174895 isoform X2, with amino-acid sequence MFPAPHHSVPGYVKPLLDLVLASEGPPAPLLSASNSARAPPRPCSGGLPRLGLAAARTASSLSSVRSHSRSWRAQDRAQAQARAVNLSSRHRNPIGGRRRQMMSNRQRQHSTRRGGDWGGGKYPFSAMDVLETPNERPKAWYLALMAPNTKGAAFAWLDPSRLYCNSQALADCVEDMLGPFRHDAIDLVAGIDAMGFILGASIASTLGKGFLAVRKAGHLCVSAQQQTYGDYTGREKTMEVRDDVLKPGVRVLLVDQWIETGGTMMAAIQLLERMGATIVGVAAVAMENTERGKWIKDNYKCSHCIPEELQSQIDQKHLDSFKSFTK
- the LOC133482079 gene encoding mucin-2-like, whose translation is MKKKKKDSAKKKKKKKKKKQGKGWKRKQKEVQVQGRGTVSPSGGKTQREDVPVTNFITDHQIGIQRLSEGQTGASNDIMKDEPLTETAESPLTPGETSSPSRSPPRKGRNKEKVPLTSPEEISQLAVDSTDNFPGVLKSQPEQQHPVEEIPQPEVDSTDNLSVIPTPMSLKRTAKIFQPVVDYIDTLSVTTPTAAEETGPTPGSLSKTRPPRKGRRKEKVEEIPQLAADSAENPSATSIPTIVTSQQHPNKQIPQPALDFIDNLSVTSPQTPEEISPPGGSPSKYRRPRKGKRKEKELVTSPKEIPQPAVNTTDNLYAIVTSQLERQRLGEIFRPSVDSTANSIIILASNPGRKYPEIPQSVIDSIATSIPAIGISQHVVDSTDNLSATSIPTSQRKQQRPAEGRPVPGPPGTPNVTRNQSQEKGDKKGRKKKRKVRLDSGAQSTTPGLTANLAQSPDFVTAGVLKVSVPKRQRSREGGRRNKRTKATTENVLLKSLTTTTPPDPVIGHTRRTKPKKPGRKATSTDIQRGLSISEVPGLTLTPVPAKERVGQSRSSLPPTLKMSAMQRSMERAREQFAWKKRRKAALLIRPH